Below is a genomic region from Desulfuromonas sp..
GTGCCGGTTGTGAAAAGGTTTATTCCGACACGATCAGCGGAACAAAGGAAAGTCGGCCAGGCTGGGATGACCTCTTGGGTTATGTGCGGGCAGGTGACACTTTGGTCGTTACAGAATTAAGCAGAATGTCGAGAAGCCTTCGCCACCTACTTCAGATCGTCGAAGAACTTGAAACTCGGGGTGTGACCATTATCTCGCTGAGAGAAAACATTGATACGAAAACAGCGACGGGTCGTGCGTTCATTTCTATTATGGGGGCAATCGCGCAGATGGAACGCGAGCTGAAATCTGAACGGGCGGCAGCAGGGCGTGCCGCCGCAAAGGCAAGGGGACGCACTGGTGGTCGTCCGCGCATCTCTCCTGAGAAGATTAATCAAGCAACCATTATGTACCGGAACTCCAATATGTCTGCAGCAGAAGTCTGCAGTCAAATTGGCATTGCGAAGAGAACCTTATTCAAATATCTCAGCCAAGATTCTGTCGGATGACATCTCCCTCAACATAAATACTTCACCAATTAAATATGCAACCTTAAACAAGACATACCAAGCGAAAAGTGATTCAACTCAGGTTTTCTGAACGGTTATAGGTAGCCAGCGCTCTCTGCCTCGGCTTTGTAGGCGAGAAGCTGTTCTGGGCTCGGACCGACTGTGCGAGAAGCCCGCAACATGCCCATCGCATCTCCCATGAAAAGGGCACGATAAAAATCGACAACCTCCTTGCTATAACCGTTTGGATGCCTTTGATAGTTGTCGACTAAGGCCTGAATTAATGTGTGTGGGTTGAGGCGATCACCGACTGAATCAATAACTGCTGTTGCATAGAAAATATAGCCAAGACGGTAACGTTCCCTAGAGAACGCATCCCCCTCCAGCAATCCGCCAACAATCCGAACCACACCCCTAAGTTCTGCCACTGTGACTCGATTGGCAAAGCCGGGGAAATTCATAAACATGGCACTGTACTGAGAGGCATCGTAGGCGGTGATACCGAGTTGTTTTAGAACAGGATGGTGGTTCCCGAAGGTCCGTGCAGAGAATTCCGCTTGCGCTTGGACCGTCCCGTACCA
It encodes:
- a CDS encoding recombinase family protein, with amino-acid sequence MRIILLLCIIEEGATYVSEGKKIGYARISTPTQNLDSQMDDLHGAGCEKVYSDTISGTKESRPGWDDLLGYVRAGDTLVVTELSRMSRSLRHLLQIVEELETRGVTIISLRENIDTKTATGRAFISIMGAIAQMERELKSERAAAGRAAAKARGRTGGRPRISPEKINQATIMYRNSNMSAAEVCSQIGIAKRTLFKYLSQDSVG